A segment of the Streptomyces pactum genome:
GTGCTGGCCGGCGCGCTCGCCTGGTCGGTGTGCCTGACCGAGGACGTACGCCGCTACGGCGACCACCACCTCGTCGTCGGCCGGGTCGCCGCCGTGCACGTGGGCGGCGGCCGCCCGCTGCTGTGGCACGACCGCCGGTTCGGTGCGCTGACCGAGCCGGTGCCGGACGCCGCCGGATGACCGGGCCGCCGGCCGGAACGCCTTACTGGGACCCCGCGGAGCTGCCGCCGCAGCCCCAGTTGCACGGCGTGGTCACCGCGGACGTGGCCGTCGTCGGGGCCGGTCTGGCCGGGCTGTCCTGCGCCTACCACCTGGCGGAACGCGCCCCGGGGCTGGACATCGCCGTGGTGGACGCGGAGCACCCGGCCGCCGGGGCCAGTGGCCGGGGCACCGGCCTGCTGGGCCCCCGGGCCGGCCCCGCCGTCGACCGCGCGGTGCGCCGCTTCGGCCGGCAGACGGCGCGCCGGATGCACCGGGCCAGCGAGCGGGCGGTACGGGACGTCCTCGACCTGTGTGCCCGGCTCGACGTGCCCTGCGGGCTGCGGCCCGGCGAGCAGCTCATGGCCGCGCGCTCGTCCGCGGGCCTGGTGGCACTCGCCCGCCAGGCCCGGGCCTGGCGCGTACTCGGCCTGGACGTCCCGGTCCTCACCGCGGCCGGCATCCGCGACCGGGTGGGCGTGCCGTACAAGGCCGCCCTCCTGCACCGCCCCGCCGCCACGCTGGACCCGGCCGCGCTGACCTGCGCCCTCGCGCGCGCGTGCGCCGACAAGGGCGTGCGCTTCTACGGCCGCAGCCCGCTGCTGGCGCTGCGCCCCGGCGACCTGGTCGGCCCCGAACTGGTCCTCCCGCACGGCCGGCTCTACGCCGGTCAGGCGGTGCTGGCCGTCAACTCCGCCGCACAGGCACTCGACCTGCCGGTCGGCACGATCCTGCCGCTGGAGGTGTACGCCGTCGCCACCGAACCGCTGAGCGCCCCGGCGTACGAGGCGCTGGGCGGGCGCGCGGGACACTCCGTCGTCGACGCCGTGCCGATGGCGCCGTACTTCCGTCTGCTCCCGGACCGGGGTCTGGTGGCGGGCGGCGGCACCGCCACGGTTCCGGCCGGGCTCGGCGCTCCCCGGCTCCAGGCCCTCCGGGAGCGCGCCTGGGGGCGGCTGGAGAGGTGGCTGCGGTCCCTGCACCCGGATCTCGCCCAGGTACGGGTCACCCACCGCTGGTCCGGCCGCATCGGCATGACCGGCGACGACCTGCCGGTGGTCGGGCCGGTCCAGGGCTCCCCCGGCGTCTGGTTCATCGGCGGCTGTTGCGGGCACGGTCTCGCCCTGTCCGTAGCGCACGGGGCGCACGTGGCGGCGGCCCTGCTGGGCGAGCCGCAACCCGGCGAACGGCTGCCCTGGCACCGCTCCCGGGCCCCGCGACTGGCGGTACGCGGACCCGTTCGGCCCCTGGTGCGGACGTATGTGGACACGCTGGGGCGCATCGCGCGGCATACATGCTGACGGCGGGGGTCGTCCGCCTGGCCATACCTGAGAGCCGCCGACCGTCCGCGGAACCGCAGAACCGCAGAACCGCAGAACCGCAGAACCGCAGAACCGCGGATCCGGCAGCCCGGCAGACCTGCGAAGCAACAGGCCGTCAGACCCGCAGAGTGCGGCTTCCGCGTAACCCGGCCTCCGGAGCGCAGTTCCCAGCCCGTAGCTCCTCAGCCCGTAGCTCCTCAGCTCCTCAGAACCGACCAGGAGGTTCCACGATGCGACCCCACCTCGGCACGGACGGCCGCCTGCCGCCGTCCCTGTCCATGGGCACCGCGGACGTCGCCTTTCACATGGCCACGGGCGGCAGGCCGCTGCCCGTCGCGTTCGCGTTCGAGTTCGAGGGCCGCACACCCACGCTGGACGCCCTGCGCGCGCGGGTCGCCGAACGCGCCCACCGCGTCCCGACGTTGCGCTACCGCATCGCACGGGACCGCAGGAGGTTCCGCCGAGTGGACCGGATCTCGGCGGACCGGCATGTGCACGAGGCGTGGCTGCCCGAGGACACCGACGGCTCGGCGACCAGCCGGCTGATGCTGTCCCGGCCCATGGGGACGGACGACCGGCCGCCCTGGGACGTGTGGCTGGTCCACGGCCCCACGGGACGCCACACCCTGGTCTACCGCACCGACCACGCCTTCCAGGACGGCGTGGGCGCCGCCTACACCGCCCGCGCTCTCCTCGGCGACCACCCCGAGGGCGGACCGGCCCCGCGGCCCCCCGGGCGGCCCACCGCGCACGGCCTCGCGGACGCGCTGGGCGAGGTTGCGGCCGCGTTCCGCGGGCCCACCGCCAAACCGGCCTTCGACGGGGAGGCGACGGGGCGCGTCGACGTGTGCCACACGGACACCCCGCTCGCCCGGCTGCGTGCCATCGCCCGCGACCACGGCGGCACGGTGACGGACGTCTACCTCGCCGCTCTGGCCCACGCCGTCCGCACCTGGTACCTGAAGGGCACCGGCTCGGCCCATCCACCGCTGCCCGTGTCGATCCCGATGTCGGTCCGGGCCCCGGGAGAGGAGTACGCCCCGGGCAACCGGATGGTCACCGCCCGGCTGCTGCTGCCCTGCGACGAGGAGTCCCCGCGGCGGGCCCTGGCCCGGGTCGTCGCCCGCACGGGCCGGCTGCGCGAGAGCCGGCGGCGCGACGCCATGCGCCTGCTGCTGTCCGCGGCCCCGCGGACGCTCGGCGCGTCCGTCGGCACCCGTCTGGTCCACGGGGCGTTCGTCGCCGGACCGGTGAGCAGCGTGAACTTCGGCACGGCCTTGGTGCACCAGGGGCTCACGGCCCGGCGCGCGGCCGTCTTCACCAGTGTCGCGTCGGGTATCCGGTGCGTGACGACGCTGACGAGCCAGCACGACACCGCCTGCCTGACCGTCGTCCACGACGAGGCCCTGGCGACCGCGGACGAACTCCCCGACCTGTGGCTCGGTGCCCTGCTGGAGCTGGAACGGCCCTAGCCACGGCGCCACGCGCGGGACCCCGGACGACACCGTCCGGGGTCCCGCGCGCCGTCTCAGGAGGCGGTGTGCAGCGTTCCGGTCGTCAGGAACACGCAGTTCGCGGCGGCCGCGCCCACCAGCGGCAGATACGGGGAGAGGCGTTCGATCACGTACGGCAGCGTGAACAGATCGGCGACTCCGGCGTCCCAGCCGTGCTCCGCCCACCAGCGCTCCGGCTCGGCGAGCCGCCAGTTCCAGGACAGCCCGATCGTCGACAGGGCCTCCATGAAGGGCGCCACGAACGGCGAGGACATGGTCGCCGAGTTCACACACTCGGCGCCGAACGTACTGCCGGGCGCGGAGAGCCCGGTCATCGCGGCGACGAGGGACTCCACCTCCGCGGGCTGGAGGAAGTAGAGGGGCGCCTCACAGAGCCAGGCGGTGGGCCTGCCGGTATCGAACCCCGCCGCGACGAGTGCCGCGCCCCAGGCGGCGGTGTCGGTGGTGTCGGCCCCGACGACGGTGCGGCGTCCGCAGGAGGGCCGGCCTCGGCCCAGTACGTGTTCCTTGAAGGCGAGCACGGCGGGATCCTCGACCTCGAAGGTGTGTACGCCGGTCGGCCAGTCGAGCCGGAAGGCGCGGGTGTCCAGTCCGGCGCCGAGGAGCACCACCTGACGGCAGCCCGAACGCGCCGCGGCGAGCAGGTGGTCGTCGAAGAAGCGGGAGCGCACCACCTGCCAGTCCGGCAGCAGGCGTTGCATCGGCCCGTCGCCGGGCGGGCCCCCCTCGAAGCCCGCCGCGTGGAGGAAGCCGGCGGCCCACGGATCGCGGACGTGCGGCGCGGGCCGGAGGTACTCGGCCGCGTGCGCGGCGGCTGTCCAGAGCGCCGCGCGTGAGATGCCGTCCGGGGGGCCGGCGGCTGACGCGGACGGTGACTGCGGCCGAGCGGTTCCAGGCATGGGACCTCCTCGAGGTGGGGACGGGAACGGGTGGCGCGGGCCCGGATCAGCCGGAGCGGCGCCGGCCCAGCAGGAAGGCCGCGGCACCCAGCGCGAGCAGGCCCCCGGAGGGGCGGGTGGGCCGCTGGCCGCCCATCGCGGCGGGGGTGCGCGGCTCGTGGATGTTCAGCGCGAACTGGCGGTTGGCCACGTCCGAGAGGACACCCCGGACCTGCTCGGGACTGGTGACGGCGGCCAGCAGCAACTCCATGGAGTTCCGAGCGAACTGGTTGCGGCCGAGGAACTCGCGGCCCAGTGCGAACAGGATCTTCGGCACCTCGGCCTGGAACACCTCGGGCAGCGTGATCTCGGGAGCCAGGCAGCGCACCGAGCCGTCCAGGTTCGCGAACGACTTGCCCAGCAGCGACACCGCGGGCGGTGAACCGATGCCCCGCTTGGTCGCCTTGGCCAGCACGGTGGTGAGCGAGACGCCGAAGTTCATGTCCTCCAGGGACAGATGGGACACCTTGGGCACGAAGGCCGCCATGTCGGCGGCGAAGGCGGGCATGTTGGCCCACGGCGTCATCCGGCCCATCTCCGCCCAGTGCTGCGCCAGTCCGGCACCGTCGTTCTGTGCCAGCGTCATGAAGAGCGGGAGCAGTTGCAGACTGGTGCGCCGGTCCAGCCTGCCGACCATGCCCCAGTCGATCAGCGTCGCGGGCCCGCCGGGGGCCGCGAACACGTTCCCCGCGTGCGGGTCGGCGTGGAAGAAGCGGTGGACGAAGTACCCGTGGTACATGAAGCGCAGCAGGTCCCTGCCGATCTCCACGCGCTCGTCGTCCGTGAAATGGGCGCGGTCGACGTGCCGCACCGACTTCCCGTCGGCCAGCGACTGGACGAGGACCCGGGGACTGGCGTGCAGCACCCGGGGCACCTCCAGGGAGCGGAACGGCCGTACGTGTTCGCGGGCCTCGTCCATGTTGCGGGCCTCGCCGGTGAAGTCCAGCTCCGGCTCCATGGCGTCGAAGACCGAGCCGAGCATCGCCTCGATGTCGATGACCTCGTTGAACCGGGGAGCGAGGCGGGCCACGATTCTCGACGCCCGGCGCATCAGGGCCATGTCCGCGAGCACGCCTTCGCGGATGCCGGGCCGCTGGATCTTCACCACGGCCGCGCGTCCGCCGGGCAGCGTCACGCGGTAGACCTGGGCGAGGGACGCCGCCCCCAGCGGGGCGACGGTCTCGATGTCGTCGAAGCGCAGCTTCCAGTCCGGCCCGAGGTCCCGGGCCAGTACCGGCTCGAACTCCGAGAACGGCTGGACGTCGACCTCGTCGTGCAGGTTCTGCAGTTCGTCCCGGATGGACTGGGGGACCATGTCCGGCCGGGTGGACAGGATCTGGCCCAGCTTCACGTAGAACGGGCCGAGGCTCTCCAGGGCGTGCCGCACCGCTTTGGCGCGGCGCTGCTCCGCCCCTGCGGAGCCGTCGCCGGCGGCCCCGGCGGAGGCGTCGGCGTCCTCCGCCGGGGACCGCGTGTCCCGCTTCGCACGTCTCCGCAGCCGGGCCGCCTGTCCCACCTCGTCGGCCACGAGGCTGCCCAGGACCTTGACCACGAGACGCAGCCGATCGCCGACGACAGACGCCATCGTGTGTGATCCTCCTCAGATCGGGATCCGGGTACGGGACGGCATCCCGGTACGGGACGGCGGTCGGTGGCCGGCGTACCGCACGGAGCCGGCCGGACGGGACGGTGGCACGGCGGGTCAGCTCGAGGACGAGGACTGTCCGCCCTGGGACTGCCCGCCCCCCTGCTGGCCGGTGAGACCCTGCAACGCGGCGAGGCCCTGCTGGCCGGCCTGGGCGGGCAGGTTGGTCAGGTTCTGCAGGCCCTGGAGCGCGTCGATGAGCTTGGGCAGCACCTGGAGGAGCTGGGTGAGCTGGGTCGGCAGCGACATGAGGTCGCCGACGCCGCCCGCGGCCTGTCCGACGCCGCCGGCGAGCTGCCCGAGCCCACCGAGGGCGCCGGCCGCGCCGCCGACCGCGGCGAACGGGTTGGCCGCGCCGCCCAGCGCGGCCAGCGGGTTGCCCGCCCCGCTCAGGGCGGCCAGCGGATTGCCGGCACCGGCGAGGGCCGCGAGCGGGTTGCCCGCGCCCGCGGCGCCGGTGAGCGCGGCCAGGGGGTTGCCCGCACCCGCACCCGCGACTCCGCCGAGCGCGGCCAGGGGGTTGCCCGCGCCCGCGAGGGCCGCCAGCGGGTTGCCGGCACCCGCGCCCGCGAGGGCGGCCAGCGGGTTGGCGGCACCCGCGAGCGCGGTCGCCGGATTGACGACCCCGGCCAGCGCGCCCAGCGCGTTCGCGGGCAGCCCGGCCAGTGTGTCGACGGCGTTGCCGGAGCCGGACGACCCGGGTTTGTCCGCCCGGTTCAGCATGTCGTCGAAGGCCTCCTTGCTGCTGTCGGCCATATTCCCGACCAGGTCCTTGAAGATGTCCTGAATGTTCTTGCTGTTGGACATGAAAGGGGTCCCTTTCCGTTTCTCTGCGATGGGAGAGGAGTGGATTCGGGGTGCTATCGGGCGCAGCCTTCCAAGGCTTTCACGCACGCGTTCTTCAACCGTGCGCGGCCCCTGGTGAAAGCGGCCTCGGCCGCCTTTACGGAGATGTTGTGTATGCGGGCGAATTCCGCAGTGGAAATTCCCTTGGCGCGGGCGAGTATGACCTCCTGCTCTCGCCCCCGCAGGTGTTGTACCTGGCCCAGCAGCCATCTGCCGAAGTCCTCGTCGCAGACGTCCTCCTCGGTCGTACCCGGGGTGTCCGCGAGCGCCGCTCGCTGGAGGAGTCTGCTGCGACGCTCCAGGTCACGATAGAAGTCGATGCAGAGGCGAAGCGCCACGGACGTCAGAAAGGCACCGAGTCGATTCCTGTCCAACGCGGCATGGGCGGCTGCGCGGGCCATGGTTTCCTGAACGCAGTCCTCGGCGTCCTGAAAACTCGGCAGTCTTCGCCGAACCAGCCGCATGAGGCGGTCCTGATGCTGGAAGATGTCTTCCCAGGAGCATTCAGCGGGCGATTGGCAGGTGGAATGTCGCACCATCGTGGATCGCAGCCCGTTGTCTCTCGGATTGAGGAGGGAGAACCGCGGCCGACTTTCTATTTGTCGGCCATGTGGTTTTCCTACCCGAGACCCTGGAGCGGCAAACCGGATTAAGTTTCTCCACCGGTCGGCAGGAATGTTTTTTCGTGCTCATTTCCGAGGAGCGGGACGCCGTGCCCAGTCGCGGTTCCAGTTGAGCCACATGTCCCTTGCGGTCTGGTGCACTTGAGAGCCGCCGGCGCGCAGCTCGGTGGCGTACGCCTGGATGGCCTCCTTGCCCACCAGCCGCGCTCCGCCGGTGAAGTAGGAGCCCCGGACGTGCCGCGGTGAGCGGTACTTGCCCCACAGCAGGATCTTCATCAGGGGCCAGAGGGTGAACACCCCGGACGGGCAGCGGTTGCCGGGGTCCAGAGTCCGCCACACGGCCGGGACCAGTCCGCTCTCGCCGAGCATCTCGTAGATCCGCGCGATCGCCTGCTCCTTCGTCGACTCGCCCGCGCGATAGGCGAGTACGGCATCGCGCGACTGGTCGAACATCCGCTCCACCCAGGGATTGTCCATCCCCTGGAGGCCTCGGTAGGGCGGCAGCTCCAGCGTGTCGAAGCAGGCCGGGTCGTGGGTCTTCTCGAACGTCACGGCGGCCTGGTTCTGCGCGTTCGTGCCGTACAGCGTGGTGATGGTCCACACCCGGTTCCAGGCGTTCCACAGGTCGAAGTCGTCGAACGCGATGTAGCTGCAGGACACCAGGTCGTCGTAGAACCGGAACATGCGCTTGGTCCAGTGGTCCAGGTACGCGAACCGGGACGTGTCGAAGTCGTCCTGGCGCACCGCGGCGATGAGCCGGTGGCTCAGCGCGTTGAGTGCCATCACGGTGACGGCGAGCCCGCTGGAGAAGAGCGGGTCGATGAAGTCACTGGCGTGCGGCAGCAGGCACCACCGGTCACCGACCACCTTCTGCGAGGCGAACTGGGTGCGGTCGGTGGACACGTACGGCCGTACCGCCCGTGCTCCCTCGAACTGCCGCGCCACGCTGGGGAAGCGGCGCACGTACCGCCAGAACTCCTCCTCCGCCGGGATGTCGTCCGGACGGGGGTGCTGGTCGAGGTCCAGGTTGACGCCCACGCTGCACAACCCGCTCGTACTGGTCGACTGGTTGTCGAACGGGATGACCCAGAACCAGCCGCCCCGGAACATGTGGTGGAGCGTTCCCTGGCTGAACGGGCTGGGCATGCCGTGCTGCTCGCGCGCGGGCGCCACGGCGTCGAAGGGGCGCACGTCCACCATGTGCGTGAAGATCGTGCGCGACCGCGTGCGGTAGGGCGGTTCCTGCCGCAGCCCGAGCCGCTCGGGCAGGACTGCCCGCATGCCGCCGGCGTCCACCACGTACGAGGCCCGGAAGGTGCCCCGGTCCCGGGTGACGAGCGTGGCACCGTCCTCCTCGAACTTCACGTCGTCGACCATGGTGTGGGTGTACGCGGTCACGCCGTAGGACACGGCGACGTGGAACATGTAGGCGTCCACGTCCTGCCGGAAGTAGTGCGAGTCGGGGCCGAGCGGCGGGCCCCAAGTGGGGTACTGGGTGCATTCGTCGGGCCGGGTGGGCTCGCCCTCCCGGTGGTAGACGAAACTGAAGTTCCGCTTGACTCCGCAGTTCGACGACACGTGGCGGCGCAGCGCCCCGTTGGTCGCCAGGTGCTCGAGTTCCGGGACGTCGTAGCGGCGGGCCAGGACCCTGAGGCCGAACGTGGTCTCGGGGACGGTGGACTCTCCGATGGCGAACCTGGGGTGGCCGCTGCCTTCCAGCAGCAGCACCCGCACGCCGTGGCGTGCGAGAACGGTCCCCAGCATCGTCCCGCCGATGCCGCCTCCGACGATGGCGACATCGAAAACACGCTGGTCTTCTTGCATGTCTGCGGTTCCTTTCGCGACGGGAAGGGCGAGTCGCCGGACGTTCCGGTCACCCTCGGGCGACCGGGGAGCCCGGCAGTACCCGGCGCAGCCCGCAGGCCACCAACCGGGCGGAGAAGGACACGGCGAACCCGGGGGTGGGTGCCAGCGCGGTCAACATTCCGCGATCGCCCGGGATGTGGCGTTCGCCGCGCCCGGTGACGTCCAGCCACGCACCGAAGTGCAGCAGTCGCGCCTCGGGCCCGGCGTCGCGCGCGGGAAACGGCCTCATGTGCTCGCGCACCGCGCGCGTGAGGGTGGTGCGCCGCTCCGTGCCCACCTGCTGTCCCGCCAGGAAGCGGTCGAGCAACTGGGCGGAGCGGCGGGGGAATCCGCCGCGGCCGAGAGGCGCGCGCCCCGCCAGCCCGGTGTCGTGGAATGCCGCGGCGGCCAGCAGGCCGACCCGGTCGTAGGCGGTGCCGTGGGTCCGCGCGCGGGCGTCGGCCAACAGGAACGTCCGTAGGGAGTGCACGGCGAGGCGCGGTGGCAGAAGCCGGCGCATCTCCGTCAGCGCGGCGCCCGCGAGGGGGTGCCCGAGCAGCTCCGCGAGGGCCGGGTGGCCGAGCAGGGGCCGCCACGCCCCGGGAAACGCCTCCGGTGGATGCGCGCGCGAACTGACGCCGTTGTCACCGGAGTCGGGAACCCCAGGCTTTCCAGGCCCTGCGGCCATGACCCAAACCCCCTTGCCTTGGCACCTCTTGGCGGTGTCCGTCTCACCTGTCTTTACGCTTGGGCCGCGCCTCGCCCCCCGTTTCACAACAAGCCGTCCATGTCCGCGTGTTGACGCAAAACCGGCGGCGCGCGACTTCGGGAACGCGCTCCGGGCGTGCGTTCCGGCCGCTCATTCGGACGGGTCCCGCGCGGGGGTGGGCGGGCAGTCCGAAGTCCGTGATCGCCGTTCGCCGGTAGTACGCCTGCTGCGCGTCGCCGCCGCTCGCCCGGTGCCACGGCTGACCGCGTAACCCACTCGAATGAATGAGCCCTACTTACTCCAAGGGGTGAATTCTTTCCCCCGGTAGAGGGATCGTTGCGGATTTCGATAGACGCGAGACTGGGTAATCGGATCGAACTCAGCGTCATTCCCCGACCAGATGGAGAACACCGTGAGTTTCCTCAATCCCCGTATCCCCGGAGCCAATTCGGACGACGTCGTCACGGACATCATCGAATCACCGCACCGCCTGGGTGCGGTCGCCCAGGCCGGCGGGGCGCAGGTCATCGCCACCGTGGACGTGCAGGCGGGAGAGGACGACTGGAACACCCCGCCGACCGCGGAGCACCCCCGTCCGGTGGTGCTCGTGCACGGCACCTTCGGCAACCGCGGCTACACCTGGAACACGGCGACGCCTCTCCTCCGACAGCACGGTCACCGCGTCTTCCGGCTCGACTACGGCCGGCACGGCAACCCCGTGATCTTCGGCCTCGGCGACATCAAGCACTCCGCCCGGCAGCTCGCGGACTTCGTCGACGAGGTGCTGCGGCGGACCGGTGCCCAGCAGGTCGACCTGGTCGGCTTCTCACAGGGCGGCATGATGCCGCGCTACTACCTGAACGCCCTGGGCGGAGGACCCAAGGTGCACAACTTCGTCGGCATCTCGCCCAGCAACCACGG
Coding sequences within it:
- a CDS encoding NAD(P)/FAD-dependent oxidoreductase, with translation MTGPPAGTPYWDPAELPPQPQLHGVVTADVAVVGAGLAGLSCAYHLAERAPGLDIAVVDAEHPAAGASGRGTGLLGPRAGPAVDRAVRRFGRQTARRMHRASERAVRDVLDLCARLDVPCGLRPGEQLMAARSSAGLVALARQARAWRVLGLDVPVLTAAGIRDRVGVPYKAALLHRPAATLDPAALTCALARACADKGVRFYGRSPLLALRPGDLVGPELVLPHGRLYAGQAVLAVNSAAQALDLPVGTILPLEVYAVATEPLSAPAYEALGGRAGHSVVDAVPMAPYFRLLPDRGLVAGGGTATVPAGLGAPRLQALRERAWGRLERWLRSLHPDLAQVRVTHRWSGRIGMTGDDLPVVGPVQGSPGVWFIGGCCGHGLALSVAHGAHVAAALLGEPQPGERLPWHRSRAPRLAVRGPVRPLVRTYVDTLGRIARHTC
- a CDS encoding wax ester/triacylglycerol synthase domain-containing protein, whose protein sequence is MRPHLGTDGRLPPSLSMGTADVAFHMATGGRPLPVAFAFEFEGRTPTLDALRARVAERAHRVPTLRYRIARDRRRFRRVDRISADRHVHEAWLPEDTDGSATSRLMLSRPMGTDDRPPWDVWLVHGPTGRHTLVYRTDHAFQDGVGAAYTARALLGDHPEGGPAPRPPGRPTAHGLADALGEVAAAFRGPTAKPAFDGEATGRVDVCHTDTPLARLRAIARDHGGTVTDVYLAALAHAVRTWYLKGTGSAHPPLPVSIPMSVRAPGEEYAPGNRMVTARLLLPCDEESPRRALARVVARTGRLRESRRRDAMRLLLSAAPRTLGASVGTRLVHGAFVAGPVSSVNFGTALVHQGLTARRAAVFTSVASGIRCVTTLTSQHDTACLTVVHDEALATADELPDLWLGALLELERP
- a CDS encoding SAM-dependent methyltransferase; its protein translation is MPGTARPQSPSASAAGPPDGISRAALWTAAAHAAEYLRPAPHVRDPWAAGFLHAAGFEGGPPGDGPMQRLLPDWQVVRSRFFDDHLLAAARSGCRQVVLLGAGLDTRAFRLDWPTGVHTFEVEDPAVLAFKEHVLGRGRPSCGRRTVVGADTTDTAAWGAALVAAGFDTGRPTAWLCEAPLYFLQPAEVESLVAAMTGLSAPGSTFGAECVNSATMSSPFVAPFMEALSTIGLSWNWRLAEPERWWAEHGWDAGVADLFTLPYVIERLSPYLPLVGAAAANCVFLTTGTLHTAS
- a CDS encoding ABC1 kinase family protein, producing MASVVGDRLRLVVKVLGSLVADEVGQAARLRRRAKRDTRSPAEDADASAGAAGDGSAGAEQRRAKAVRHALESLGPFYVKLGQILSTRPDMVPQSIRDELQNLHDEVDVQPFSEFEPVLARDLGPDWKLRFDDIETVAPLGAASLAQVYRVTLPGGRAAVVKIQRPGIREGVLADMALMRRASRIVARLAPRFNEVIDIEAMLGSVFDAMEPELDFTGEARNMDEAREHVRPFRSLEVPRVLHASPRVLVQSLADGKSVRHVDRAHFTDDERVEIGRDLLRFMYHGYFVHRFFHADPHAGNVFAAPGGPATLIDWGMVGRLDRRTSLQLLPLFMTLAQNDGAGLAQHWAEMGRMTPWANMPAFAADMAAFVPKVSHLSLEDMNFGVSLTTVLAKATKRGIGSPPAVSLLGKSFANLDGSVRCLAPEITLPEVFQAEVPKILFALGREFLGRNQFARNSMELLLAAVTSPEQVRGVLSDVANRQFALNIHEPRTPAAMGGQRPTRPSGGLLALGAAAFLLGRRRSG
- a CDS encoding RNA polymerase sigma factor; amino-acid sequence: MVRHSTCQSPAECSWEDIFQHQDRLMRLVRRRLPSFQDAEDCVQETMARAAAHAALDRNRLGAFLTSVALRLCIDFYRDLERRSRLLQRAALADTPGTTEEDVCDEDFGRWLLGQVQHLRGREQEVILARAKGISTAEFARIHNISVKAAEAAFTRGRARLKNACVKALEGCAR
- a CDS encoding NAD(P)/FAD-dependent oxidoreductase, giving the protein MQEDQRVFDVAIVGGGIGGTMLGTVLARHGVRVLLLEGSGHPRFAIGESTVPETTFGLRVLARRYDVPELEHLATNGALRRHVSSNCGVKRNFSFVYHREGEPTRPDECTQYPTWGPPLGPDSHYFRQDVDAYMFHVAVSYGVTAYTHTMVDDVKFEEDGATLVTRDRGTFRASYVVDAGGMRAVLPERLGLRQEPPYRTRSRTIFTHMVDVRPFDAVAPAREQHGMPSPFSQGTLHHMFRGGWFWVIPFDNQSTSTSGLCSVGVNLDLDQHPRPDDIPAEEEFWRYVRRFPSVARQFEGARAVRPYVSTDRTQFASQKVVGDRWCLLPHASDFIDPLFSSGLAVTVMALNALSHRLIAAVRQDDFDTSRFAYLDHWTKRMFRFYDDLVSCSYIAFDDFDLWNAWNRVWTITTLYGTNAQNQAAVTFEKTHDPACFDTLELPPYRGLQGMDNPWVERMFDQSRDAVLAYRAGESTKEQAIARIYEMLGESGLVPAVWRTLDPGNRCPSGVFTLWPLMKILLWGKYRSPRHVRGSYFTGGARLVGKEAIQAYATELRAGGSQVHQTARDMWLNWNRDWARRPAPRK
- a CDS encoding alpha/beta fold hydrolase, with translation MSFLNPRIPGANSDDVVTDIIESPHRLGAVAQAGGAQVIATVDVQAGEDDWNTPPTAEHPRPVVLVHGTFGNRGYTWNTATPLLRQHGHRVFRLDYGRHGNPVIFGLGDIKHSARQLADFVDEVLRRTGAQQVDLVGFSQGGMMPRYYLNALGGGPKVHNFVGISPSNHGVTAQGLMNLARQIPGAVELVEQGAVGEVVPAWPQLQHDHPFQRELAGLGETTEGVRHTVIATRYDDVVTPYTSCSLAETEGRYVNNIVLQDIDPGDHTPHVSMPYNATVLNEVLKALAD